A window of the Desulfopila inferna genome harbors these coding sequences:
- the msbA gene encoding lipid A export permease/ATP-binding protein MsbA, whose protein sequence is MTNKDILKRIYEVISPFKIKLGLAMIAMITVAAMTGVQAYLVKDLLDKIFMEKNVAFLNLLPLILILVFGLKSISYYTYSFLLEIVGQTVIRNLRTRIFTHIHSQPLSFFNTIPTGTLISRIISDVTLMQQAVSNALVNILRDFFQVVILLGVVFYMNWKLAMFSFVILPIAGYPIIKFGRLFRKLSTRTQEETAHVSNMLYETITGNRIVKAFCKEQYESDRFTQQIGKLFAVTIKDAKFRSIQHPLMEFIGGVAFALIIWYGGKDVISGTATPGTFFAFLTALVAAYDPIKGISRINSTIQQGMAAATRVFSVLDTKPEIADKPDAISLPPFTSSIEFKNLSFSYNGEEKVLHDINLEVRSGEALAIVGPSGGGKTTLTNLIPRFLEVSDGEICIDSVNIKDCTLASLRSQIAMVTQQTILFNDSVKNNIAYGDLEATDEQITDAAKAAHAIQFIERLPEGFDTIIGEGGSRLSGGERQRVSIARAILKNSPILILDEATSSLDTESEREVQKALENLMKNKTTLVIAHRLSTIKNADRIIVVKDGRVVEEGTHDDLIDLHGEYELLHNMQYQ, encoded by the coding sequence ATGACTAACAAAGACATCTTAAAAAGAATTTATGAAGTAATCAGCCCATTCAAGATTAAGCTCGGGCTGGCCATGATAGCCATGATCACTGTAGCAGCGATGACAGGTGTTCAGGCATATCTGGTGAAAGATCTTCTCGATAAGATTTTTATGGAGAAAAACGTCGCCTTCCTCAACCTGCTTCCGTTGATACTTATTCTAGTTTTTGGCTTGAAATCTATATCCTACTACACTTATTCATTTTTACTCGAAATTGTGGGACAAACCGTTATCCGAAATCTGAGAACCAGAATTTTTACCCATATCCATTCGCAGCCGTTATCCTTTTTCAATACAATCCCAACCGGCACTCTGATTTCAAGAATAATCTCCGATGTCACCCTTATGCAGCAAGCGGTTTCCAATGCCTTGGTCAACATTCTCCGTGACTTTTTTCAGGTGGTGATTCTTCTTGGCGTTGTTTTTTATATGAACTGGAAACTGGCCATGTTTTCTTTCGTGATTTTGCCGATCGCCGGGTATCCAATAATAAAGTTCGGCAGACTCTTCAGGAAATTAAGTACACGTACACAGGAAGAAACCGCTCATGTCTCCAACATGCTCTATGAGACAATTACAGGGAACAGAATCGTCAAAGCCTTTTGCAAAGAACAGTACGAGTCAGACAGATTTACTCAACAAATCGGCAAGCTCTTTGCCGTCACCATCAAGGATGCGAAATTCCGGAGTATTCAGCATCCTTTAATGGAGTTTATCGGGGGTGTCGCCTTCGCTCTTATAATCTGGTATGGAGGGAAGGATGTCATTTCCGGAACCGCGACGCCCGGTACATTCTTCGCCTTTCTCACGGCACTCGTTGCCGCTTATGACCCAATCAAGGGCATCAGTCGGATCAATTCCACCATCCAGCAGGGAATGGCAGCCGCTACGCGTGTTTTTTCTGTGCTCGATACGAAGCCTGAAATAGCAGACAAACCGGATGCCATTTCACTTCCGCCCTTCACATCTTCTATTGAATTTAAAAATCTCTCGTTTTCCTATAATGGCGAGGAAAAAGTGCTGCACGATATCAACCTGGAGGTACGTTCAGGCGAAGCCCTTGCCATAGTTGGTCCCAGCGGCGGCGGCAAGACTACTTTGACAAATCTCATCCCCAGGTTTCTGGAGGTCAGCGATGGAGAGATATGTATCGACTCCGTAAACATTAAAGACTGTACCCTCGCTTCGCTCAGATCGCAGATAGCTATGGTTACCCAGCAAACAATTCTATTTAATGATTCTGTAAAAAACAATATAGCCTATGGCGACCTGGAAGCCACGGACGAACAAATCACCGATGCCGCAAAGGCTGCTCATGCCATACAATTTATCGAACGGTTGCCGGAAGGCTTTGATACCATCATCGGTGAAGGCGGTAGCCGTCTATCCGGGGGAGAGCGCCAGAGGGTGTCCATAGCGAGGGCTATTCTTAAAAACTCTCCTATTCTGATTCTCGATGAAGCCACATCGTCACTGGATACCGAGTCCGAACGGGAAGTTCAGAAGGCCCTGGAGAATCTGATGAAAAATAAAACGACCCTGGTAATTGCGCACAGGCTTTCAACTATTAAAAATGCGGATAGAATAATTGTCGTAAAAGATGGAAGGGTTGTCGAAGAAGGCACCCATGATGATCTTATTGACCTGCATGGAGAATACGAACTCCTGCATAATATGCAATATCAATAG